The genome window CGGGCGGCAACCGACCGGTCGCCCCTTCGACGATCTCGGTGATCCGCTCCCCGTCGGTGGCCGGTTTCGCCAGCAGCCGGCGGGCCAGGGCCCGGGACTGCTCGTGGACGAAGGGCGAGTTCATGAGGTACAGCGCCTGCGTCGGCGTCGTCGTAACGAACCGCTCGGCGGTGCTGACGTTCGGATCGGCGGCATCGAAGAGCGAGAGGTACGGATGCTTCTGCGACCGCTGGACCATCTGGTAGACGCTGCGGTGCTTCGAGTCGTAGGCCGCCTTGAACGGATAGTGGATCGTGAAGCTCCACGAGTCGACGGGCGGGAAGGGATGGCCCGCCGGCATGGTGCGGTCGAGTTCGCCGCTGAGGGCCAGGATCGAATCGCGGAGCGACTCGGCGTCGAGTCCGTGCCGGGGAAAACGTCCCAGCCAGACGTTCTGCGGGTCGTGATCGAGGACCGCCGGGTCATCACTGGCGGCGAGGCGGTAGGCCCGCGTGGCGAGGATCATCCGGTGCAGCGATTTGATCGACCAACCGTTGTGGACGAAGGCGTTCGTCAGGTGATCGAGGAGCTCCGGGTGCGAGGGCTTCTCGCCCCGGGAGCCGAAGTCGCTCGCGGTCCGGACGAGCCCCGCGCCGAAGTGCGCCTGCCAGACCCGGTTGACGAGGACCCGCGCGGTGAGCGGGTTCGACGGCTGGGTCAGCCACTCGGCGAGCCGCAGCCGCCCGCTGCCGTCCGCCGGCTCGACCGGCTGGCCGCCGAGAATCTCGAGGTTCCGCCGCGGGACTTCGTCTCCCAGCCGGTCGGGCTCGCCTCGCTTCTGGACCCGGGCGTTCATCGGCTGCCCTTCGGCCACCGCGTAGGCGACCTCGTAGAGCGAGCGGGCCGCGGCCTGCTCGCGCTGCGTCTTGAGCCCCGCCATCCGGTCCTGGATCGTCTTGACGCGGGCGAGCTCTTCGGGAGTTGGCTGGTTGTCGGTCGACGGAACCGCGAAGGGGGCGTTCTGGATGCCGAGGTTGTCGAGGTCGCGGGTCGGCGGTGTCCCGGCCGCTTTGCCGATTCCGTCCGAGACGAAGGTGTTGATGATTCCGTCCCAGTTCGGGGCGAGCCGCTTCCCTTCGAAGGCGACCGGCTCCGGGGCTCCGTGGCGGGTCAGCGTTCCCGAATAGGTCTTCGCCGCGAGGTCGAACGTGATCGCGAGGTTGTACCACGCCCCGGTTTCGAGATCGGCGAGCTTCTCCCACTCGCCGCCATTGCGGAGATGGAACTCGCGGGAACTGACGCTCGCCTCGAAGGCGAGCGACACGATCGCGCCGTGGCCGGCATAGAAGCGATAGGCAGCGTCCCCATCGACGGCGTTGACGTTCCGGAAGTCGATGTTGAACGAGAGCTTCGGCGAGGTCACGGAAGTGTGGTTCGAAAACTCGCGGCGGACCCCTTCGTGGGGCGTCGTGTTCCGGACGCGGACGCCGCGGGTCCCCGCCGGATGGACGTTCGTGAACGGGCTCTGGGCCTCGGCAAGCACTTGATTCGGGCCAGCCGTGATCCACGGCGTCGCCGGAGGCTTCTCGAGCGCCTGCTGCTCGGCCCCGTAGTCCGCGCCGCCGCCGATCTTCGTCCGGTCGAGCGTGGCATGCTCCTGCTCCAGCCGCAGGAGTTCCGCATCGATCGCCGCCAGCTCACCGGCCCGCTGCTCATCGAGCTTGGCCGCCGCGGCTTGCGGGATCAGCGGAACGAAGTGCCGCGGCCGCTTCAGCTCTTCGCCTCCGGGAAACGCGAACCGGCTGCTCGCGAAGATCCCGTACAGGGCGTAGTAGTCGGCCGCCGAGACCGGGTCGTACTTGTGATCATGACAGCGGGCACAGCCCAGCGAGAGCCCCAGGAGCGAGCGGCCGACCGTGTCGATCGTGTCCGAGATGTCGAGGTGGACGAACTCGGTGTTGTCGTTGTAGCCAAACCGCTTTCCGACCGCCAAATAGCCGGTGGCGATGACCCGCTCGGCATACTGCTCGGGCGTCTGGGTGCCGGCCCCGGCCGACTCGGCCTGACGGGCCAGAATGTCCCCCGCGAGCTGCTCGCGGACGAAGAGGTCGAACGGCTTGTCGGCGTTGAACGCGCGGACCACGTAGTTGCGATAGAGGTACGCTTCGCGGACCGGGTAGTCCGCCCCGTCTCCCGCCGTGTCGGCGTAGCGGACGACATCGAGCCAGTGCCGCCCCCAGCGTTCGCCGTAGTGGGGCGAAGCGAGAAGCCGTTCGACAACCCGCGAGAACGCCTCCGGAGACTCATCCGCCAGGAAGGCCGCGATCTCCTCCCGTGTCGGCGGCAGGCCGGTCAGGTCGTAGGTGACCCGCCGCAGGAGCGTGCGCTTATCCGCCAGCGCCGTGGGACGGATCCCGTGGGCCTCCTGGGCAACCCCGAGGAAGCGGTCGATGTCGGTCCCGTTCCAGTCCGGATCGGCAGCGGTCGGCGGAGTCGCGGCCTGGACCGGCCGGAGCGACCACAGATCGGCAGCGGCTGCGGGTCCGCCGGTCGACGCCGGCGCCGCGGGCCACGGCAATCCCATGTCGACCCACTTGGCGAGGGCCGCGATCTCGTGCTCTTTGAGTTTCCCCTCGGGGGGCATCGACGACGCATCGCCCGTCTGCCGGACCGCCGCGATCAGGAGACTGGCATCGGCCTTCCCGGGAACGACGGCGGCGCCGCTGTCGCCTCCCTTGAGAGCCGCTTCGCGCGAAGTCAGCGCCAGCCCCGCGTGCTGCTTCTTGTCGCCGTGGCACTCCAGACAGTTCTGCACGAGGACCGGGCGGACCTCCCGCTCGAAGAACGCCGCATCCTCCGGCGACAACTCCGTCGGCGCCGCAGGCACGACCGCGGGGAACGCCAGCAGCAAGGCGGCCCCGATCCGCGATAGGAGAACACGCATGACTTCGCTCTCGATGGAACGCGATCCCGTCCGGGTCAGGGCTTCGACTTCAGCGGAAACGTCAGCTCATTCTGGCCGGGAGCAACCTTCGCGGTCAGCTCCGACTTCGTGTTGTACCGGTCCGGGATGAACATCACGATCTTCGGCTCGGTGCTCCCCGCCGAAGGACCGGTCGTCGCCCCCGCAACCCCCGCCACCGTCACGGTCCCCTCCTGCTTCGTGGCCCGGATCTCGACGCGGTAATCCCCAGGCACCGGCCCGGACTCGGCCGGGAGCAGGAACTCCCCCTTCTGGATCGGACCGCCGCTCGAAGGACCTTTCGAGTTCGCGGGAAGCAGGACGATCGTCCCCTGCTCGATGGGCGCGCCGTCGAACGTCACCTGGCCGCGGACCATCGCCCGTTCCGGCCCCGAGTTCCGCCCGCAACCGGCCAGCAGGCCCACCCCCGCCAGGAGGATCACCGCAGGGGAGGCCGCACGATGCGGCCGCGTCACGACACCGAAGGAGCGAAGATTCGTCATCGCAAAGTTGCTCGAAGCGGAGAAGACGGGACAGGAACGGGACCAGCCTGGAACGGCCGAGAGAGACGAAGAGGTCAGAACTCACCGAGCGCCCGGCGGTCGTTCATCGTGCTCAGGTCCTGCCACGTCTGGAGGTCGACATGGTCGGCAATGAACCGGACCGAGCCGTCGGCGAGGGCCGAGTTGACCCCCCCGATGTGCTGGCTGCGGGCCGAGTTCATCGTCCGCTTGTTCGAGTGGGCCGTGTAGGTCCCGATGCACGGCGGGAAGACCGTCGGGGAACACCACGCCGAGCGCATCTCGTCCGGGACGAGCGTGTTCGGGTTGTAGTTGTGATGGGAGAACGGCCCCTCGGGGTAGAACATGACGCCACGGAAGTCGTTCGCGCTCTCGTGGACCACGACCAGCTCGTCAAGGATCACGGTGTTGCTCATCCCGTCGATGAAGTCGGCGGCGGTCGTGCGCGTGTTGCAGTCGAAGGGGCCGACTTTGCCGCGGGCGATCGTCACGCTGGCGATCCCCGGAGGAGCGACGAGCGGACCGATGCCGTTGTTCGCGGCGTAGTTACCGCGGGCATACGTCGCGAGGGCCGGCGGCCCCGGCGGGTTCGTCGGGCACCGCATTACGGTGAGCGGCGCGGAGTGAATCGGAAAGTTCGTGCTCCCCGGACCGGTGCAGCCCCAGCAGGCGTTGAAGTCGAGCTTGTTATACGTGTTCGTCAGGTCGAGATACGGGAGCAGGAAGCCGACCCAGGTCGCTTCATTGCGGGCGGCGAGCGAGGTCTGCACATACCCCGGGGGGAAGACGCTCAGCGCCTCGTTGTAACTGTGCATCGCCAGGGCGAGCTGCTTGAGATTGTTCTTGCACTGCGACTGCCGCGCCGCCTCCCGCGCCTGCTGGACCGCGGGGAGCAGGAT of Planctomyces sp. SH-PL14 contains these proteins:
- a CDS encoding DUF1559 domain-containing protein, with translation MSRSLFGSRRGFTLIELLVVIAIIAVLVAILLPAVQQAREAARQSQCKNNLKQLALAMHSYNEALSVFPPGYVQTSLAARNEATWVGFLLPYLDLTNTYNKLDFNACWGCTGPGSTNFPIHSAPLTVMRCPTNPPGPPALATYARGNYAANNGIGPLVAPPGIASVTIARGKVGPFDCNTRTTAADFIDGMSNTVILDELVVVHESANDFRGVMFYPEGPFSHHNYNPNTLVPDEMRSAWCSPTVFPPCIGTYTAHSNKRTMNSARSQHIGGVNSALADGSVRFIADHVDLQTWQDLSTMNDRRALGEF
- a CDS encoding PSD1 and planctomycete cytochrome C domain-containing protein — protein: MRVLLSRIGAALLLAFPAVVPAAPTELSPEDAAFFEREVRPVLVQNCLECHGDKKQHAGLALTSREAALKGGDSGAAVVPGKADASLLIAAVRQTGDASSMPPEGKLKEHEIAALAKWVDMGLPWPAAPASTGGPAAAADLWSLRPVQAATPPTAADPDWNGTDIDRFLGVAQEAHGIRPTALADKRTLLRRVTYDLTGLPPTREEIAAFLADESPEAFSRVVERLLASPHYGERWGRHWLDVVRYADTAGDGADYPVREAYLYRNYVVRAFNADKPFDLFVREQLAGDILARQAESAGAGTQTPEQYAERVIATGYLAVGKRFGYNDNTEFVHLDISDTIDTVGRSLLGLSLGCARCHDHKYDPVSAADYYALYGIFASSRFAFPGGEELKRPRHFVPLIPQAAAAKLDEQRAGELAAIDAELLRLEQEHATLDRTKIGGGADYGAEQQALEKPPATPWITAGPNQVLAEAQSPFTNVHPAGTRGVRVRNTTPHEGVRREFSNHTSVTSPKLSFNIDFRNVNAVDGDAAYRFYAGHGAIVSLAFEASVSSREFHLRNGGEWEKLADLETGAWYNLAITFDLAAKTYSGTLTRHGAPEPVAFEGKRLAPNWDGIINTFVSDGIGKAAGTPPTRDLDNLGIQNAPFAVPSTDNQPTPEELARVKTIQDRMAGLKTQREQAAARSLYEVAYAVAEGQPMNARVQKRGEPDRLGDEVPRRNLEILGGQPVEPADGSGRLRLAEWLTQPSNPLTARVLVNRVWQAHFGAGLVRTASDFGSRGEKPSHPELLDHLTNAFVHNGWSIKSLHRMILATRAYRLAASDDPAVLDHDPQNVWLGRFPRHGLDAESLRDSILALSGELDRTMPAGHPFPPVDSWSFTIHYPFKAAYDSKHRSVYQMVQRSQKHPYLSLFDAADPNVSTAERFVTTTPTQALYLMNSPFVHEQSRALARRLLAKPATDGERITEIVEGATGRLPPAEAIAAQQQFLERYRTGTASLPVPPEQREELAWAALARVILTSNAFLFVE